The following proteins are encoded in a genomic region of Ptychodera flava strain L36383 chromosome 23 unlocalized genomic scaffold, AS_Pfla_20210202 Scaffold_24__1_contigs__length_23054250_pilon, whole genome shotgun sequence:
- the LOC139125025 gene encoding uncharacterized protein, translated as MRFPAILRSAATNHCLAKSNQCFDYVRKLVLFPSMSASLSDNLSGLDQELVNLLLDRQMTSRTDRIRSSSRTVTSCQRSIGASQSLGVSQHVDDVDPCDDEEGIRQLTQGEINQRSRDFIVSTSSRSQTTANESDGPANADIIDPLDEATARRIMEVGCGCNRKCYQRLDFDRVHGYRLDLAEFSRQEKDILLLAKLQSMEMSGDTARGEKRSCQRFRYTFDGEEICEKAFRFVHFVGP; from the exons ATGCGGTTTCCCGCCATACTGAGATCGGCTGCTACAAATCATTGCCTCGCAAAGTCAAATCAGTGTTTCGACTACGTTCGCAAACTTGTGCTGTTTCCAAGTATGTCTGCGAGCTTATCCGATAATTTGTCCGGATTGGACCAAGAATTGGTCAATTTATTGCTTGATCGGCAAATGACGTCGAGAACAGACCGAATTCGAAGTAGTTCCAGAACGGTAACCAGTTGTCAGCGATCCATTGGCGCTTCCCAGTCACTCGGAGTCAGCCAACATGTCGACGATGTTGATCCATGTGACGATGAAGAAGGCATTCGCCAGCTAACCCAGGGTGAGATCAATCAACGCTCAAGGGATTTCATAGTGTCAACATCGAGCCGTTCCCAGACAACAGCGAACGAGAGTGATGGTCCTGCAAATGCGGACATCATTGATCCCCTGGATGAAGCTACAGCTCGTCGCATAATGGAGGTTGGCTGCGGATGTAACCGCAAATGCTACCAACGGCTGGACTTCGATCGTGTTCATGGGTACCGTCTCGATCTCGCTGAATTTTCGCGGCAGGAAAAGGACATTCTCTTGCTTGCCAAGCTCCAGTCTATGGAGATGTCTGGAGACACCGCTAGAGGGGAGAAGAGGTCGTGTCAACGCTTCCGTTACACGTTTGATGGCgaagaaatttgtgaaaaagctttcagatttgttcatttCGTTG GTCCTTAG